In Drosophila subpulchrella strain 33 F10 #4 breed RU33 chromosome X, RU_Dsub_v1.1 Primary Assembly, whole genome shotgun sequence, the DNA window CTTGTTTTGTGGCTGTTTTCCCAGATAGATGAGGAATTTGTGCAGTTTCCTGGAAACGCCCAGGAAAAGTCTCTCTCACTTTTCGCcaaccgcccaccgcccacagCCCCGCCCCCCGGACGCCTACTTATATGACATGGCATATGCATTGTTTTCAAAATGATTTGCGGTTCTAATTTTTCGCACAGAGGCGGCGGCTGGAAAGGGGCCAAAAAGGGGGAGAGGGGGCTTGTACTTTGTCGTCGTTTCTTATTTTTGTGGCTTTCGCTGCACAACTTGAACAGAggcccctgccacgccccttttCCTATTACCACTCCATTTCCGCCCCCGCCAGTGTCCACAAAAGTGTGCAGCAAGTAAGATGCCGCCACAAACCGCATGCAGCTCCAGTCGCTCTCAACTATCGCATCTTCCTTGGAAATACACTGTACAAAATTCACTGAAAATGATGACATTTCTTGGGGTTCCCCAGAACATATTAAATCATATATATAAAGTGTTGCAATATAAACCTGATTTTACAAGACCTAACTTTAGTGCTTTTTCAGTTTTTAGTTTATATTGCATTTTTATGAAGGAGagtgcactgaaaaaaaatttataaaaattggaAGTACTCTTGGAATCCTCCAGACCATATACCTAACTTTATTTCAATTTCAGTTTTTAACTTAAACAAAGTGTATAACAATTTGAACCTACGCTTGGGATTCTTTCGAACATATAGCCATACTTTATTGAAAGAAAAACTCGTTTTGAAGGAAAGAACTTTAAGGAGGAATTTTATTTAGTGTTTGGCTAGgcttttctctcagtgcaccTTTGTGCCCTGCTCATTTTGTGTGTTTCTTGAGCTGAGGCGCCAAAACAAAGCAGAAACTTCGCTTGGTTCAACATTTCAACTGCTTGGAAATTTAttcattcccattcccatgcCCATGCCCATCCCATCGCCTATGCCATCTGCATCTCCGTCTTCATTTGTCTGCCGTTTTGTATTTGAGCATTTCGGTATTTGAGTTTCGTCCCGATGCCACGCCCCCAGCCCCCAGCCCCTGCTAAATGCCACACAAAAACTTTGTCGAGCAAATAAgtaaatttttaattgaaactcACATGGGAGGCAAGGGCGCAAAACGAAATTTGATAATTCAAATGGCAGAACGTTTAATATTTGATGTTGGCTCACAGCTCACAGCTCACAGCTAGCACCTCGCACCTCCAGCGCTCCAGTGAATTTAATTCCATTTGTCgaaatcaattaaaatgcCTTTCAAAATTTATCACCTGCAAAAACGGACGATTTGCGAAAATTGGACTCGGCTCCTTTCGCCCTCGAGTGCCTCAATTACTCTCCGGCCAACTTCAACTGCAGGCGAATGCAAAAGTTTTCGTCCTTTCGTCCTAGAGTCCTCCTTTCggccaaagttaacaaatttttttgtgcCCCAGCAAAAGTTGAGGTAAGTTGTGTACTGAAGTCGAAAGTTTTCCCACACACATCCGAGGAAAACGGGGGGGGTAAGCTGCAAGTTCTGCATGGCAGAggacaaatatttttcaacaaCTTCTCAATGTTGCTAGTGGGCTTTGAATTGCAACTAAATTCAAAAGCTGCAATCGGAGACTTTGAATAGGGCAGGCTCAAACAGCGGCGGTTGCAATAATAGTTCACATCGGGGTATCCTTGGCAGTTTTAAATTGCTTTTAAAGTTGTTCAAAATATTCGCGAAACCTTCGACTTCCACTAttaaatatttagctttattaaagtttaaaaaaaatacacttatctgggtatctgatagtcgataGTTCTCTATTGTTAAATTTTTTCCCTTAGGACTTGATTATATCATTCTttccaaaataatattttgtagtAAGTAAGACTAATATAAGCCCTTACTGATTCACTTTGCATAGATGTTGATTTGAAATTCCAAAAAACcagcaataaaaatgttttcagtCATTTATTTGTACAGTTTTTCGAAAACATTTTACTACCCCTATTAGGTTGACCACACCTGTgggaaaaaggaaaacaggaaaaaagGAAGAGTTTGTTTTGCAAATTTACCATGTCGTGGTTGCAGTTCTTACTTTAACAATCAGCGTTGACTAAATCAGAGCTGGTCTGTTGATGTTGCAGCtgcagttgttgctgctgctgctgctgctgttgtgatgttgctgctgggatgttgctgctgtgatgctgctgttgttgctgctgattTATCTGGCGAGTGCGCCAAACGCATGTAAACAAGCATCGGGGCAGGCATGTGTTTTTCCAGCACTCCCGCTGGAAAAGCCACCCGGAAAAACCGCCCGCGCGCCATAATGCGCTATTCAATTTGGCAACGAGGTCCTCTGATGTTGCCCACATAAGTAGGCAATGCATTTTTCCCAACTGCAGTTGCCACCGATTTTGAATGTTGCGCAGTGCTGGGCCTCACTGAGATAAATAGTCTTATATCTGGTTAAATCAGTGTTTTTTAGGGAGTAGGATTTTGGCCAAAGTTATCTCATATTTTAGCCTTTTTTAACTGTAATTTGGTCAAAACAAATCGCGCAGTTGAAAGATctactgttttgagcagctaacaGTCGAGGCTAACTATCCCCACTTTTTGGGAAATCTAtattttgaccaatttttgattttgttgttaggggtttattatctttttttttcgaaaaattttcaaaaattaaagtttaaagatttaaatgccaatcgattgggaatttaattacgagctcaacgaggtatcaCATTCCTTAATTTGACCTCATTTCGCGATGTGTCGGCCAAAATACTGactttttttgcgaaaaaaaGAGGGGTATAATTTTTTGGACGAAAAATACGTTATTTTTAGGCCGTTTTTATGTCGTAATTTAGTCAAATGGAAGCGCATAACAAGAAGACCGACTGTTATGAGCTGCTAACAACCaaggctatcgatccccattACTTttcgggaaatttattttttgacgaattttcgcattttttgtaaggggttacatcatgttttttgcgaaaaatggtaaaaaattAGATTTTCCAGAtttaaatgccaatcgattgggaatttaattacgagctcaacgaggtatgacattccttaTTCTGGATCCATTTTGCAATTTGTCGACGAAAAAACTGAccttttttggccaaaaataggGAGAAGCATTTTTTGACGAAAAATACGTTATTTTTAAACCGTTTTTCAGTCGTAAATTAGTCAAATCGAGGCGCATAacaaaagaccgactgttttgagcagcttacAATCTAGGCTAACGATCCCTATCACTTTTAgcgaaatttattttttgacgaatttttgcgaaaaatggccaaaaattaaattttttagatttaaatgccaatctattgggaatttaattacgagctcaacgaggtatcaCATTCCATATTCTGACCTCATTTCGCAATTTGTCAACCAAAATACTGATTTTTTTGTGCAAAAATAGGGAGTATTATTTTTTGACGAAAAATACGTTATTTTTATGCCGTCTTTAGTCGTAATTTAGTCAAATAGAGGCTCATAAAAAAAAGACCGCCTGTTatgagcagctaacaaccaAGGCTATCGATCCCTGTCACTTTttgggaaatttattttttgacgaatttttgcattttttgtaaggggttacattatctatttttgcgaaaattggtcaataaataaagttttcaGGTTTTAATGTCAATCGATTGGAAACTTAATACaaagctcaacgaggtatggcatTCCTTATTCCGACTTTAATTCGCAAAatgattgctaaaataccatGTTTTTTGGTTGTAAAATAGGTAGTAGGATTTCAGACAAAAACACCCATATATTAGTCGGTTTTTCAATCGTGACTTGGTTAAATCGAGGCGCACATCtgaaagaccgactgttttgaatAGCTGACAACCTAGGCTAATGATTTCCATCGCTTTtggggaaatttattttttgaccaatttttgcattttttgtaaggggttacatcatctatttttgagaaaaatggccaaaaattaaaattcccaggtttaaatgccaatcgattgggaattaaattacgagctcaacgaggtatggcaCTTCATATTCTGACCTTATTTCGCACAGTGACGGCCAAAATACTCATTTTTTAAGGGAAAAGTTGGGAGTAGGATTTCGGACATAAATACCTTGTTTTTTAGCCGTTCTTCAGTCGGTAATAGGTCAAACCGAAGCGCAGAGCTAAAATACCGACTCCTTTGAGaggcaaataaaaatatcaagAAGTAGACACATAATTTGTGGGTCCTTGGCTTTTTCCGCTGTGTCTGATTCTGTCACTCCCGTATCTCTTTCAACCCTAGTTTTCCCATGTGTATATACACATTGATGATTGTGTGTTGGTGTTGGCTGCCCTCTAATGGCCACAAATTAAAGACTTCGGACAAAAGCTTAACTTTCATTAATCGCGGCAAATGTCAGTGCACAGATTTCCCGCCAAAAGAGATGGGGAAAACATAGAAGGAGAGAAAGTGGGAGAAAGGCAGAGTTTTGGGGGCGGTAAGCGAGGTGGGGAGACAGAGTGAGGGCGCTGCAGCTACAACAaactatcaaaataaataacagAACGTGACGGCAACGTAACGTGCCACATTCTACCCACCGCCCCCTTTATGCCACACCCCCTTAACCCCCAACACCCCCTCTTTTGGACCACCACACAATTGCCACACAAACGAAACTTTTCAGCCACGAAAATTGCACATAaaacttaattagttttttctctctctgcttggccagtgtgtgtgtgtgtgcttgtgaGCCTGTGTGTGTTTCGTGCTATTTGGTCATTTTTATCATTTGCACTTAATTAATTAAGTTGTAGCAATTTTATTGCCACACAACAATAACAGCAACAAGAACAACTATATAATACACAAGTTAAGGAATAGTTGTTGCTAGAATACAAAATGAATGAGCCAATCGGGCAAATAGCCACAAGAAATATTTGGCCAAAAAGGAATTTCACTGAGATTTTGCCAGTAATTACAgaataaaagtttaaaaatctttaaaaaaaagtttacctcAAATAAAAAACCAGAAAAGTGCATAAAAAGCTTTTTATCAAATCGAAAACATTTTCTAGACCTATCTTTCCAAtgataaacaaaataaatatgttcaTACCCTAAAGATATATTCACTTTAATTGGATAGATTAGTTTTTGAGTACCCTAAAAAGTAAGTGGATGAAGTGGCAACACTTGACGGTCTTGATTCCTGATTATGAAACCGTAATTGGATTTGCACAAGCTGGGCGAggcataaatatataatacatATATCGCGGCAAGTAAGTGCCTATTGGTATAAAAAATTGATCAACTGCGCGGGGGCGCCATCTAGCGGGCATTTATGCTACGGCTGCCGTAAGCCGTAAGTCGTGAGTCGTAAGTCGTAAGCCGTAAAAATTAATAGCCAGACGATGGGAATGCGAATGGAAATGGGTATGCGAATGGGAATGGGTGTGGTGTGGCTGTTTTCGACCTGGTCGTCGACTTCAAGTACGTGTAATATCAATAAAATTAAGCCGAGACAAGGGCCCAAAAGCCAGACGACCAGAGAGCCTTGCGTGCAATCATAAAAACGCGACAGTGCCAAACAATAAGCTGAAAGCCTCTTACATGTATTTTTATGccccacccaccgcccaccgcccaacGCCCATCGCCCGTTCACCCACTCAACCACCCACTTGGCCACCCAACCACCGCGATGATGACGCCGCCGTGTCGCTTCTAATGCGACTTGAAAAGTCAACGACATCCGGAACGGCAGGAATGGGTTAACGGGGTGGCGGTCTGGAGTGGTGCAGGGGGCACCAGGGGGTTAAGGGAGGAGGGGTGGAGGGGGTAGAGGGGGTTGCTCGTGGGGCACCGAGAGCGAAAGGCTTCTAAATGCGGCCCGTCATTGTTTTGCCCTGAAGGAGCTGCCAGCTGAAATCCCTGCCCCGAGCCAGAAGTCCTGCTCCTCGATCTGCACCACCCACTCGCTGCTTTTGGGTGGTGCACAGTGGTGCAGGGACTCATTTATTGGCCCTTAAATGTAGCTACTCAATTTTTTATGCATTTATTTTATCTTGAAACGctgataattattatttttatattagttGGCAAATTTAAAACCTTATTTATCATTCAAAATTTTGATAGGTATTGGTATAATAAACTTTTGACAATGAAATAAAATCTGAAACTATTTTTAACGTTTGCCATTATGGATTAATCATCTAAGATCCCATTTCGAAATTGATTAAGCTTCCctaatttatttgatttaaaatgttgagcCTCTGGCCATAACGAGTGGAAGTTTTTAAACCTTAataatcaaattttttttttttttaataggtaaCGACTACACATTAAAAAAGCtatttaataataactagTGAATTTATATTGAAGGCTACATATACAACATATTAGGCTTAAAATTTGGATTCTTGGCCGAGTTTGGGGCACACGAAATAATCGATCGAATACAAATTAGATATGCGATTGTAATTGGAAGTTCGAAACGGTCGCTTTGAGTGACGGAATAGACACGTAAATTTAGCTAGTGCCGCTGGAAGCCGGGGAACCCAAAGCCCGCGGCAGGATTAATATCGCCGGCTGGAGATCCAGTTCCAGATCCAGTTGAAGATCCAGTAGCAGATCCAGTAGCAGATCCAGTTGCAGATCCAGTTGCAGATGCAGATCCTGTTGCAGAGGCAGATCCTGCTGAAGATGCAGTTCCAGTTGCAGAAGCAGAAGCAGAGGCAGATCCAAATCCAAATCCGAATCCCTCCGCCGACTGCGGGTCGGGATTGCGGAACTGCTCGGCCGAGATGCGGGTGAACAGGATGCCCACGCCCTCGATCATCGAGAGCAGGACTCCGCCGATGATGGCGCTGCCGAACATGGCCGCCACTCCGTTCCGGGACGAGAGCACCCCGCCGGCCACAGCCCCGCTGACAATGGAGTTCCAGGGGTCCTCCTTCTTGCGCAGGTGCACCAGGCTGCAGTCCACGATGCTGAAGAGGAAGCCCCAGGAGGCGAAGCCCCCGCCGACGGTCGGCGCCCTGGCCTTCACCGAGGCCAATCCCCCGGCGAACCGGCGGCGCATGCCCTGCGGCGCATTACGGAATCCCCTCAGCCCCTGGAAGAGACCGCCTCCGAAGCAGCCCATCGCGAAGGCGCCGCCACAATCGTCGACGATGCGATAGGGGCAGGGTTCACGCGAATACTCCTCCATTCCCATTTGGTatcgttctatatagttatatatCTGGCCGAAATTGAAAACTTAAAAGCTGAATTTGTTCCGTTTGCTCTACACACGACTTATCACTGTTTCGATGGGACTTGAAATGAATGTGAAGCGAGGCGATCGGGGCTGCGAGGTGGAATACAATGACGCCGCCTACTGCTCaaccaaaatttaaatcaatgttTATTATCTATATAACTGTTAGTTATTATACTTAAGATCTGTTTAAAGtataatttcttaaatataattaataatgtgAAACCAGACATTAAGCCCTCCTTTTTCAGCTAGACTAGTTGTACACATTTTGCATTAAACCAAAATTGGACCATGGTAATTGGTAAAACTAACCAATATGTTACTATAAAAAGTGTACTACTATTAAACACAGTAGTATGTATTTTGatagtaaaataaataaaattaatgttaaaattatatttaaattagtaCGTATTTTGCAGTTGCTGGGGTACTATTTAATAGTTAAGTAACTGTTGAGTCCATTTAACTATTATATCGCTCAATTGCTGGGGTTActatttaaatgtaaaattaCTATTGAATAGTTAAGTAACTATAGAGTCCATTTAACTTTTATATTGCTCAATTGCTGGGGTTACTATTTAATTGTAAAATTATTATTGAATAGTTCAGTAACTATAGAGTCCATTTAACTATTATATCGCTCAATTGCTGGGGTAACTATTTAATTGTAAAATTACTATTTAATAGTTAAGGAACTATAGAGTCCATTTAACTATTATATCGCTCAACTTGACTAGAG includes these proteins:
- the LOC119556927 gene encoding mitochondrial import inner membrane translocase subunit Tim17-B; its protein translation is MGMEEYSREPCPYRIVDDCGGAFAMGCFGGGLFQGLRGFRNAPQGMRRRFAGGLASVKARAPTVGGGFASWGFLFSIVDCSLVHLRKKEDPWNSIVSGAVAGGVLSSRNGVAAMFGSAIIGGVLLSMIEGVGILFTRISAEQFRNPDPQSAEGFGFGFGSASASASATGTASSAGSASATGSASATGSATGSATGSATGSSTGSGTGSPAGDINPAAGFGFPGFQRH